The nucleotide sequence GAAGTGACATATTATTTAAAAAAATGAAATTTTTTTACATCTATGCAATATTTTACTATATAAATAGGGATATTAACAGATTAATTACACGTAAATATTTAGAAAAATAAGGTAAGACGAAGTTATGCGCTTAAATAATGAGGCTAATGAATAACATAACGATGGTTTTAGAAAGTATTACAATGAGTTCAGTTAGATACAACGATGGTCTTAGAACACATTACGATGAGTTCAGTTAGATATAAAGATGGTCATTGTAAGCATTACGATGAGTTCAATTGGATTCAACGATGGTCTTAGAACACATTACGATGAGTTCAGTTAGATATAAAGATGGTCATTGTAAGCATTACGATAAGCTTGATTAGAATAACGACGGGCATTGTAAGTATTACGATGAGTTCAGTTAGATACAACGATGGTCATTGTAAGCATTACGATAAGCTTGATTAGAATAACGATGGGCTTTGTAAGTATTACGATGAGTTCAGTTAGATTCAACGATGGGCTTTGTAAGTATTACGATGAGTTCAGTTAGATTCAACGATGGGCTTTGTAAGTATTACGATGAGTTCAGTTAGATTCAACGATGGGCTTTGTATGCATTACGATGAGTTCAATTAGATCAACGACAGGCTTTGTATGCATTACGATAAGCTTGGTAATTCTACTTTCCATTCACAACATAGCGAGGGAAGTTTTTTAACACAAAGGACACAAGGGTTTTCACAAAGGGCACGAAGGCTTGACTGTTTCTTTGTATGCCTTTCTCTATGTTCTTCTTTTTTTGGGTTCGATTTAGCTTTTTTTCCATTTCCTATCTATTTTGTCCGTTCCTCCTCTTATTATGGTAAATATAAGCAGAAATTAGGGAGTTTTTAGACAGGATTCACAAGATTAACAGGATGATTGCATTAAGCAGCACTATTGCTATCGGCTATAGAGTTTTTAATTGTTTTGTCTCTGGTTGTGTTTTTAATTTGACTCGGAATTTAGGCTATTGTTTCCTTGGTTAATGGTTAATGGTTAATGGTTAATGGTTAATGGTTAATGGTTAATGGTTAATGGTTAATGGTTAATGGTTAATGGTTAATGGTTAATGGTTAATGCGGAATTAGGAATGGGTTTTAATTATGAATTTTGAATTTTTAATTATGAATGTAGGGGTTGAAAACTTTCAACCTGCTTCTGAAAGGAAGTGAGAGAAATAAATATGAACCTATATTTAATTTTAATGAAGGAAGGAATCGACTCCTTTGGTGCATATACGCCAGATATTGAAGGCTGTATCGCCATTGCCAAAACCGAGAAAGATGTTATAACACTTATTCGAGAGAAAGTGCAATTAAAATTAGATTCTCTACTTCAAAGCGGAAAACAATTACCATCGCCCTCTACTTCTTTCACCGCCCCGCATAAAACAGAAGAAGAACTAAATGAGATGTTTTTATCCATTGACCCTAACTGGAAACCTAAACCTCGCAAGTTTGGAGTAATCTATTTTATTCCCTCTGATGAAGAAGATCGCGAGATTAAAGAATTTCTTCGAGAAATAGAGGAAGAACGGAGAGGATAATGGTGAATTGTGAATGGTTAACGAGGAATGGGTTTTAATGTTTAATTTTGACTTTTTAATTTTGAATGTAGGGGTTGAATACTTTCAACCCGTTTTACGGCAGGGTTTTGTGTTGGGGGAGTTAGAGGATGAGTGAGTTTTTAGCGCATGTGAGGAGAAAGAATGAATAAGAAATATAATCTAGATGATTATTTTGCTATAGCGCATGTGCGGAAAAATAATAGCAAACAATACCTATATGAACATCTCCATGGAGTTGGAGATAAAACATACGGCTTTGCCAATAAAATTGGTCTAGGTGATTATGGTAAGTTAATTGGAGTATTACATGACATTGGCAAGTTTTCGGATGAATTCCAAAATTATTTAAAATCCGCAGTAGGTATAATTAATCAGGATGAGGATGATTATGTTAATTCAAAAGGAATGAAGGGAAAAATAGATCATTCTACAGCAGGGGCACAATTTGTTTTCCAAGCTTTCGCTGATAAAGGACCAGAGGGAAAGTTAATTGGACAAATTTTGGCTTTGTGTATTGCGTCGCATCATTCTGGATTAATTGATTGTCTTTCACCGGAGGGGGAGAATTTATTTTTACGAAGAATGAGTAAAGCAGATTCAAAAACTCATTTGAATGAAGTATTAGGAAAAAAAGATAATGGTATTTTTAATGAAGTAAATACAATATTATCCTCTCCGACAATTTTATACGATTTAAAAACCATTTTAATAAATGTGCATGACAAAGAAGAGAATTCTAGAACTACAACTTTTTTTAAACAAGGATTATTAATTAGAATGCTATTTAGTTGTCTAATTGATGCAGACCGTCTGGACACAGCAGACTTTGAAAATCCAATTTCCGCAAAGTTACGAAATAACAGTAATTATAAACCTTGGAATGAATTGATTAGAAAATTAGAAGGCAGACTTCTAGAATTCAAAGTTAGAAATCAAGTAGATAAGGTTAGAAATGAAATATCAAATCATTGTAAATCATTTTCTGAAAAAGAGAGAGGTATATTTACATTAACCGTTCCTACTGGTGGCGGAAAAACATTGGCAAGTTTACGTTTCGCGCTTCATCATGCGGAAAAGCATCAAATGGATAGAATTTTTTATATAATTCCATTTACGTCAATCATCGATCAAAATGCAGAAGAACTAAGAAAATTCATGGAAAACAAAAAGAGCGACGATTCTTATACAACAGATATAATTCTAGAACATCATTCGAATTTAAGCGAAGATGAAGCGACATGGAAACAAAAGATTCTTTCAGAAAATTGGGATTCTCCAATAATATTTACGACGAATGTGCAATTTCTAGAAACTCTCTTTGACTCAGGAACGCGTGGAGCGCGAAGAATGCACCAATTTGCAAATTCTATAATAATTTTCGATGAAGTACAGGCATTACCTATTAGATGTATTCATATGTTCAATAACGCTATTAATTTTTTAGTAAAGAATTGTGGAGCAACCGTTGTGTTAAGTTCTGCAACTCAGCCTATTTTACATAAAGTATCAAAGCAACTTGGTGCATTGAAAGTATTTGCGGATAACGAGATGATGCCTGATAAACAAAATCTATTTAAAGAATTAAAAAGAGTCGAAGTCATTGACCAACGTAAAACAGGTGGTTGGTCTTATGAAGAAATTTCTGATCTAGCAAAAAAAGAATTAAATAGACAGCTTTCTGAAAATAAAAATTTAGGAAGTGTTCTTTTAATCGTAAATACAAAAAAAAGTGCACGGATTCTTTACGATTTAATTTCAATCTCAAAACAATGTGAGATATATCACCTTAGCACAAGTATGTGTCCTACGCATAGATTGAAAGTCTTGAATGAAATTCGAAAGAGTTTAGATGTAAATAATCCAAAACCAATTATTTGTATTAGTACTCAATTAATAGAAGCTGGTGTCGATGTTGATTTTGGTTCCGTGATTCGATTTACTGCCGGACTTGATTCCATTGCACAAGCCGCAGGAAGATGCAACAGAAATGGTCTTAGAGAAATCGGATTAGTTTACATCGTAAATCCAAGTGAAGAAAATATTGATAAATTAAAAGATATTAAAGTTGGAAAAGAAATTGCAGATCGCGTTTTAGATGAATATAAAAATGATCCAATAATCTTTGATAATGATATATTAAGTCCCAAAACGATTGAAAGATATTTTCAATATTATTTTTTTGATAGGGCATCCGAAATGAAATATCCTGTCAATTCAAAAAGTATAGTTGGTCGAGATGATAGCCTATTAGAGTTATTATCTGAAAATTTCTTTTCTGCTGACGAATATAAACGTATCAATAAGGAATCTCCTGAAATATATTTTAGACAATCGTTCATGACAGCGGCTAAGGCATTTAAGGCGATAGATTCTCCGACACAAGGAATTATAGTTCCTTATGGAGAAATCGGAAAAAAACTTATACTTGAATTCTGTTCTGCAGAAGAAATTGAAAAACAATATAAATTACTTCGAGAAGCACAAAGATATTCAGTGAATGTTTTTTCAACTGATTTTAAAAAACTAAAAGACAAAAAGGCAATTTATGAAGTTCAAGAAGGAACAGGGATTTATTATTTATTAGAAGAATATTATAGCGATAAATTCGGATTAAGCACAGAGCGGGTAACGCTACCTACAGTAAATATAGCATAAAAAGGAAAAATTAGACAATGATGGAAAATAAAATTAATTTTAAGGTATATGGTAAGTTTGCGCTTTTCACTGACCCGCTTACTAGAGTTGGAGGTGAAAAATGTAGTTATCATCTCCCAACATACGAAGCATTAAAAGGCGTGCTAAGTTCTGTTTATTGGAAACCAACTTTCATTTGGTATATTGATAAAGTGAGAGTTATGAATAGAATCAAAACTCAATCGAAATCTATTAAGCCTGTTAATTTTGCAGGAATTTATCCTAGCAAAAAAAGCCCTGATACTATGAAAGAAAAATCATTTCACGATCTATCCATTTATAGCTATTTAGCGGATGTTGAATATCAGGTCGAGGCTCATTTTGAATGGAATCTAAAACGAGAAGATATGAAAAATGATAGAATTGATGGAAAACATTTTGAAGTCGCGAAACGAATGATTGAAAGAGGTGGAAGAAGAGATATTTTTTTAGGAACAAGAGAATGTCAGGCTTATGTTGAACCTTGTAAATTTGGAGATGGAAAGAGTCATTTTGATGAAAGCGAAGAAATTGCTTATGGACTCATGTTTCATGGGTTTGATTATCCAGATGAACTTGGAGTCAATGAACTTCATGCAAGATTTTGGTGGTCAAAAATGAACAACGGTTATGTTGAATTCCCTAGACCTGAAAAATGTGAGATTAGAAAAAAAGTTAAGAGTATGGCGGCTAATCCTCCGAAATCGATTGGCTTAGATGAGGAGGGTTTAATAGAATGAGTTGGATTCAAAAATTATACGATACGTATGAACAATGCCAAACTAGTGTAGGCGATCCAAATGATAGCAAGCCTTTGCTACCTATTTGTCATACAACACAAAAAGCCCAATTACAAATTATTTTAGATTCAGAAGGAAAATTCGTAAATGCGTTAGTAGTTCCTAAAAAAGAATCTCGTACTATCATTCCTTGCACTGAACTCTCCATGGGAAGAGCAAACGGAGAAGCCCCGTATCCACTCTGCGATAAATTACAATATGTCGCAAAAGATTACTTAGAATATGGAGGTGATAAAAAACATTACCATTCTAGTTACAAAGAATTACTTTCGAAGTGGGTTAACTCTAAGTATGCGAATGAATATATTCAAGCGGTTTATCAGTATATATCTAAAGGAACCGTTATTGGGGATTTAGTTAATGCAAAAATATTGTACACGGATAATAAAGATAAGCTCATAAAAAAATGGTCTGGTGAACAAAAAGAAAAACCTGAATTATTTACCCTATTTCAAAATGAAGCATGGCAAGCGGAAGCCTTTGTAAGATGGGAAGTTCGATTATTGAAAGGCAATCCAGAAACAAAAGTATGGTTAAATAAAAAAATATGGGAAAGTTGGATTAACTATTATAAATCAACAAAATCAAATCAGTCATTATGTTATGTTTCCGGAAAAATTGATTTTAGTGCAGATAGACATCCATCAAAAATTCGAAATGATGGAGATTCTGCTCGGTTAATTTCATCCAATGATGACAGTGGATTTACTTTTCTTGGTAGATTTTCAAATTCAAGCCAAGCTTTCAACCTAAGTTTTGAAGTTACGCAAAAAGCACATAATGCGCTACAATGGCTAATTAATAAGCAAGGTTACATTAATGGAGATGGAAATCAAGTCTTTGTTGCGTGGGCAGTTTCAGGCAAACAAATTCCAGATCCGTATTCAGATACTCTCGGTTTGTTTCCTGATGAAGAGATGAATACTGAAAGTATTTCTGCGGCAAACA is from Leptospiraceae bacterium and encodes:
- a CDS encoding type II toxin-antitoxin system HicB family antitoxin, which encodes MNLYLILMKEGIDSFGAYTPDIEGCIAIAKTEKDVITLIREKVQLKLDSLLQSGKQLPSPSTSFTAPHKTEEELNEMFLSIDPNWKPKPRKFGVIYFIPSDEEDREIKEFLREIEEERRG
- the cas3 gene encoding CRISPR-associated helicase Cas3' — its product is MNKKYNLDDYFAIAHVRKNNSKQYLYEHLHGVGDKTYGFANKIGLGDYGKLIGVLHDIGKFSDEFQNYLKSAVGIINQDEDDYVNSKGMKGKIDHSTAGAQFVFQAFADKGPEGKLIGQILALCIASHHSGLIDCLSPEGENLFLRRMSKADSKTHLNEVLGKKDNGIFNEVNTILSSPTILYDLKTILINVHDKEENSRTTTFFKQGLLIRMLFSCLIDADRLDTADFENPISAKLRNNSNYKPWNELIRKLEGRLLEFKVRNQVDKVRNEISNHCKSFSEKERGIFTLTVPTGGGKTLASLRFALHHAEKHQMDRIFYIIPFTSIIDQNAEELRKFMENKKSDDSYTTDIILEHHSNLSEDEATWKQKILSENWDSPIIFTTNVQFLETLFDSGTRGARRMHQFANSIIIFDEVQALPIRCIHMFNNAINFLVKNCGATVVLSSATQPILHKVSKQLGALKVFADNEMMPDKQNLFKELKRVEVIDQRKTGGWSYEEISDLAKKELNRQLSENKNLGSVLLIVNTKKSARILYDLISISKQCEIYHLSTSMCPTHRLKVLNEIRKSLDVNNPKPIICISTQLIEAGVDVDFGSVIRFTAGLDSIAQAAGRCNRNGLREIGLVYIVNPSEENIDKLKDIKVGKEIADRVLDEYKNDPIIFDNDILSPKTIERYFQYYFFDRASEMKYPVNSKSIVGRDDSLLELLSENFFSADEYKRINKESPEIYFRQSFMTAAKAFKAIDSPTQGIIVPYGEIGKKLILEFCSAEEIEKQYKLLREAQRYSVNVFSTDFKKLKDKKAIYEVQEGTGIYYLLEEYYSDKFGLSTERVTLPTVNIA
- the cas5c gene encoding type I-C CRISPR-associated protein Cas5; amino-acid sequence: MENKINFKVYGKFALFTDPLTRVGGEKCSYHLPTYEALKGVLSSVYWKPTFIWYIDKVRVMNRIKTQSKSIKPVNFAGIYPSKKSPDTMKEKSFHDLSIYSYLADVEYQVEAHFEWNLKREDMKNDRIDGKHFEVAKRMIERGGRRDIFLGTRECQAYVEPCKFGDGKSHFDESEEIAYGLMFHGFDYPDELGVNELHARFWWSKMNNGYVEFPRPEKCEIRKKVKSMAANPPKSIGLDEEGLIE
- the cas8c gene encoding type I-C CRISPR-associated protein Cas8c/Csd1: MSWIQKLYDTYEQCQTSVGDPNDSKPLLPICHTTQKAQLQIILDSEGKFVNALVVPKKESRTIIPCTELSMGRANGEAPYPLCDKLQYVAKDYLEYGGDKKHYHSSYKELLSKWVNSKYANEYIQAVYQYISKGTVIGDLVNAKILYTDNKDKLIKKWSGEQKEKPELFTLFQNEAWQAEAFVRWEVRLLKGNPETKVWLNKKIWESWINYYKSTKSNQSLCYVSGKIDFSADRHPSKIRNDGDSARLISSNDDSGFTFLGRFSNSSQAFNLSFEVTQKAHNALQWLINKQGYINGDGNQVFVAWAVSGKQIPDPYSDTLGLFPDEEMNTESISAANTAQVFATNFNKLMAGYTVKLGVTESINVIGLDSASPGRLAIIFYRELTGSEFLERIQTWHSSSAWIQNYGQDFKTKKQIRFIGAPSPKDIALIVYGMLKEGEGKSKVIKATIERIIPCIIDGNKIPFDIVQSCVRRVSNRISFEEIWQWDKALGITCSIFKNFYRERGYKMSLEKDRNTRDYLYGRLLAIADRIEGLALYKAGEKRETSAARLMQRFSEQPFETWKNIELSLSPYKARLGGANFFQNQIDEIMGLFNSNDYLNNNRLSGEFLLGYHCQRKELNTYKVDDSNTDDAQVSENSNS